One genomic segment of Mycolicibacterium gilvum includes these proteins:
- a CDS encoding ATP-binding cassette domain-containing protein — MVSAARLTGLTVGIDLRRGRASAVVDVLDDVHLDIPAGRVTALVGESGCGKSLVAAALSGLLPPGSRVHGTVHVGGRQVRCDDERAWRALRGRHVGSVPQSAATSFTPVRTVGSQLAEICARLRSDRTPEHLCAAMALPAGVVDRYPHELSGGMAQRVAIAAALAGRPGLLIADEPTSALDPDNAAVIWRLLGDAASDGAGVLVITHDMPSLLRAQVCDEVAVMARGTVLSQAPLSDALGSPDPYTQALLGTVLV, encoded by the coding sequence GTGGTGAGCGCCGCACGCCTGACCGGGCTGACCGTGGGCATCGATCTTCGCCGGGGACGCGCCTCGGCCGTCGTCGACGTTCTCGACGACGTCCACCTCGACATCCCCGCCGGCCGCGTCACCGCCCTGGTCGGCGAGTCGGGGTGCGGCAAGTCGCTGGTGGCCGCCGCGCTGAGCGGGCTGCTGCCGCCGGGTTCCCGGGTCCACGGCACGGTGCACGTCGGCGGCCGGCAGGTGCGCTGTGACGACGAGCGCGCCTGGCGCGCCCTGCGCGGCCGTCACGTCGGTTCCGTGCCGCAGTCGGCGGCGACGTCGTTCACGCCCGTACGCACGGTCGGCTCCCAGCTGGCCGAGATCTGCGCCCGGCTGAGATCCGACCGAACCCCGGAACACCTGTGTGCCGCCATGGCGCTGCCCGCCGGTGTCGTCGACCGCTACCCGCACGAACTGTCGGGCGGCATGGCCCAGCGCGTCGCGATCGCCGCGGCACTCGCCGGGCGCCCCGGTCTGCTGATCGCCGACGAACCCACCTCGGCGCTGGACCCGGACAACGCCGCCGTGATCTGGCGGCTGCTCGGCGACGCTGCCTCCGACGGCGCCGGCGTGCTGGTGATCACCCACGACATGCCATCGCTGCTGCGCGCGCAGGTGTGCGACGAGGTCGCGGTGATGGCACGAGGCACGGTGTTGTCCCAGGCGCCGTTGTCCGACGCTCTCGGCAGTCCCGATCCGTACACGCAGGCCCTGCTCGGGACGGTTCTGGTGTGA
- a CDS encoding ABC transporter ATP-binding protein: MTGLQATGVGLALGGRTVLHAVDLSAPAGDVTGVTGTSGSGKTTLLRVLAGLHQPDTGEIRYDGEPVAPKGSIALLAQHPRLVCNPRWTLGQIIAEPALIRGDRFGPDDLHSTAGDVGLDPALLDRYPGQVSDGQLQRACIARVLIQRARFVLCDEPTAMLDPISTASVVTLLRGLASGGAAVVLVSHDAVLVETLTAATLALPSPLG, encoded by the coding sequence GTGACCGGACTGCAGGCCACCGGCGTCGGGCTGGCCCTCGGCGGGAGGACCGTCCTGCACGCGGTCGACCTGAGCGCGCCCGCCGGGGACGTCACCGGGGTGACCGGCACGTCGGGCAGCGGCAAGACCACGCTGCTGCGGGTGCTGGCCGGGCTGCACCAGCCCGACACCGGCGAGATCCGCTACGACGGGGAGCCGGTGGCGCCCAAGGGGTCGATCGCGCTGCTCGCCCAGCATCCGCGTCTGGTGTGCAACCCGCGCTGGACCCTGGGCCAGATCATCGCCGAGCCCGCACTGATCCGCGGTGATCGGTTCGGCCCCGACGACCTGCACAGCACCGCCGGCGACGTGGGGCTGGACCCGGCGCTGCTCGACCGCTATCCGGGGCAGGTCAGCGACGGACAACTGCAGCGCGCCTGCATCGCGCGGGTGCTCATCCAGCGGGCACGGTTCGTGCTGTGCGACGAGCCGACCGCGATGCTCGACCCCATTTCCACCGCGTCGGTCGTGACGCTGCTGCGCGGGCTCGCCTCCGGCGGCGCGGCCGTGGTCCTCGTCAGCCACGACGCCGTCTTGGTCGAGACGCTCACAGCGGCCACGCTCGCCTTGCCGAGCCCATTAGGGTAG
- the lpdA gene encoding dihydrolipoyl dehydrogenase: MTHYDVVVLGAGPGGYVAAIRAAQLGLSTAIVEPKYWGGVCLNVGCIPSKALLRNAELAHVFHKDAKTFGISGDVSFDYGAAFDRSRKVADGRVAGVHFLMKKNKITEVHGYGRFTGPNSIEVEPTGDGEEGPVKLEFDNAIIATGSSTRLVPGTSLSENVVTYEKQILTRELPGSIIIAGAGAIGMEFAYVLKNYGVDVTIVEFLPRALPNEDAEVSKEIEKQYKKLGVKILTGTKVEKIEDDGKQVTVTVSKNDKTEELKADKVMQAIGFAPNVEGFGLDKAGVELTDRKAIGIDDYMRTNVPHIYAIGDVTAKLQLAHVAEAMGVVAAETIAGADTLPFEDYRMMPRATFCQPQVASFGLTEQQAKDEGYDVVVAKFPFTANGKAHGLGDPTGFVKLIADKKHLELLGGHLIGPDVAELLPELTLAQKWDLTANELARNVHTHPTLSEAMQECFHGLVGHMINF; this comes from the coding sequence GTGACCCACTATGACGTCGTCGTCCTCGGAGCCGGCCCCGGCGGATACGTCGCGGCCATCCGCGCGGCCCAGCTCGGACTGAGCACCGCCATCGTCGAACCCAAGTACTGGGGCGGCGTCTGCCTCAACGTCGGGTGTATCCCGTCGAAGGCACTGCTGCGCAACGCCGAACTCGCGCACGTGTTCCACAAGGACGCCAAGACGTTCGGCATCAGCGGGGACGTCAGCTTCGACTACGGCGCGGCGTTCGACCGCAGCCGCAAGGTCGCCGACGGCCGTGTGGCCGGTGTGCACTTCCTGATGAAGAAGAACAAGATCACCGAGGTCCACGGGTACGGCAGGTTCACCGGGCCCAACAGCATCGAGGTCGAACCGACCGGGGACGGCGAAGAAGGCCCTGTGAAGCTCGAGTTCGACAACGCGATCATCGCGACCGGATCGAGCACCCGGCTGGTCCCGGGCACCTCGCTGAGCGAGAACGTCGTCACCTACGAGAAGCAGATCCTGACCCGCGAGCTGCCGGGGTCGATCATCATCGCCGGCGCCGGTGCCATCGGCATGGAGTTCGCGTACGTGCTGAAGAACTACGGCGTCGACGTCACGATCGTCGAATTCCTGCCGCGCGCGCTGCCCAACGAGGATGCCGAGGTCTCCAAGGAGATCGAGAAGCAGTACAAGAAGCTCGGTGTGAAGATCCTGACGGGCACCAAGGTCGAGAAAATAGAAGACGACGGTAAGCAGGTCACCGTCACGGTCTCCAAGAACGACAAGACCGAGGAACTCAAGGCCGACAAGGTCATGCAGGCGATCGGATTCGCGCCCAACGTCGAGGGCTTCGGGCTGGACAAGGCCGGCGTCGAGCTGACCGACCGCAAGGCCATCGGCATCGACGACTACATGCGCACCAACGTGCCGCACATCTACGCGATCGGCGACGTCACCGCGAAGCTGCAGCTCGCCCACGTCGCCGAGGCGATGGGCGTCGTCGCCGCCGAGACCATCGCCGGAGCCGACACGCTCCCGTTCGAGGACTACCGGATGATGCCGCGCGCGACGTTCTGCCAGCCGCAGGTCGCGAGCTTCGGCCTGACCGAGCAGCAGGCCAAGGACGAGGGCTACGACGTCGTGGTCGCCAAGTTCCCGTTCACCGCCAACGGCAAGGCGCACGGTCTGGGGGACCCGACCGGCTTCGTGAAGCTGATCGCCGACAAGAAGCACCTCGAGTTGCTCGGCGGCCACCTGATCGGACCCGACGTCGCCGAGCTGCTGCCCGAGTTGACCCTGGCCCAGAAGTGGGATCTGACGGCCAACGAGCTGGCCCGCAACGTGCACACCCACCCGACCCTGTCCGAGGCGATGCAGGAGTGCTTCCACGGGCTGGTCGGCCACATGATCAACTTCTAG
- a CDS encoding GGDEF domain-containing protein, protein MVDGTVRTLLRQWWNQRDDYQWRIDFLRTRGLLPVLRYIIAGIGGSLGVLSVYNAFVPPGADGVLIRTGWAILAVGSLGWAARWALGSWPTVRESAALVVFVDVMMTVSALLFGDPTLAMSGIPILLCAGGYVVFFHGPRLHLVHIAWCTASVVGIAIWLAVSDPVFGPQLAVSRAIIALAVTVCVLPALQFGFWLLQDSSMQSLTDPLTELTNRRGLAVSVKRLNTDARADATLCALLIDVDRFKSVNDTFGHAVGDDVLIRTARRIRASVPEDAVVVRWGGEEFLVVDRIPGNQAETVAERIRAAVAEPAEPTVTVSIGLATCERADIDLIDVISAADAAMYKAKADGGNKVVITADAA, encoded by the coding sequence GTGGTGGACGGAACTGTCAGGACCCTGCTGCGGCAGTGGTGGAATCAGCGTGACGACTACCAGTGGCGGATCGACTTCCTGCGCACCCGCGGTCTGTTACCGGTGCTGCGCTACATCATCGCCGGCATCGGCGGTTCGCTGGGCGTGCTGTCGGTGTACAACGCGTTCGTGCCGCCGGGCGCCGACGGTGTGCTGATCCGCACCGGGTGGGCGATCCTGGCCGTGGGTTCGCTGGGGTGGGCGGCGCGCTGGGCGCTGGGGTCGTGGCCGACGGTGCGCGAGTCGGCGGCGCTGGTGGTGTTCGTCGACGTGATGATGACCGTCTCCGCGCTGCTGTTCGGCGACCCGACCCTGGCGATGTCGGGTATCCCGATCCTGCTGTGCGCGGGCGGATACGTGGTGTTCTTTCACGGCCCGCGACTGCATCTCGTGCACATCGCTTGGTGCACCGCGTCCGTGGTGGGCATCGCGATCTGGCTCGCGGTGTCGGATCCGGTGTTCGGTCCGCAACTCGCGGTGTCGCGGGCGATCATCGCGCTCGCGGTCACGGTGTGCGTGCTGCCGGCGTTGCAGTTCGGGTTCTGGCTGCTGCAGGACAGCTCGATGCAGTCGCTGACCGACCCCCTGACCGAGCTGACCAACCGCCGCGGTCTGGCGGTGTCGGTGAAGCGGCTCAACACCGATGCGCGGGCGGACGCGACGTTGTGTGCGCTGCTGATCGACGTCGACAGGTTCAAGAGCGTCAACGACACGTTCGGCCACGCCGTCGGCGACGACGTGCTGATCCGGACGGCGAGACGGATCCGCGCCAGCGTGCCCGAGGACGCGGTCGTGGTCCGTTGGGGCGGTGAGGAATTCCTGGTGGTGGACCGGATCCCCGGCAATCAGGCGGAGACGGTCGCCGAACGGATCCGTGCCGCCGTCGCCGAACCCGCCGAGCCGACGGTCACCGTCAGCATCGGGTTGGCGACGTGCGAGCGGGCCGACATCGATCTGATCGACGTGATCTCCGCCGCCGACGCGGCGATGTATAAGGCCAAGGCCGACGGCGGCAACAAAGTCGTCATCACCGCCGACGCGGCCTGA
- a CDS encoding alpha/beta fold hydrolase: MISNPWRHPPGVPRCEAPRAEGTFFLPDGRRLGYAEFGDPTGDVVLWFHGTPGGRRQLPIVGRRAAERLGLRVVLVERAGAGLSSAHRYDRIGDWADDMAHVADALGADKLGVAGLSGGGPYALACAGMPALRDRVAAVAVLGGVTPSVGPDATASGAITLARQLSAVTSALRRPFAAVTAGLLTPVIPLAHLAYSGLAAVMPDGDKRVFANPEIEAMFIDDIVQVANGRFQALLDDARLFGVDWGFRLADVAVPVRWWHGDADSIISLADAQAAAEHLPDVDLLLMPDESHLGGFAKADDVLAFLAPHLRPDDEQHRRKV; this comes from the coding sequence ATGATCTCCAACCCGTGGCGGCATCCACCCGGTGTCCCCCGCTGCGAGGCGCCGCGCGCCGAGGGCACGTTCTTCCTCCCCGACGGCCGCCGGCTGGGCTACGCCGAATTCGGTGATCCGACCGGCGATGTCGTGCTGTGGTTCCACGGCACCCCGGGTGGCCGCCGTCAGCTGCCGATCGTCGGGCGCCGCGCCGCCGAGCGCCTCGGTCTGCGGGTCGTGCTGGTCGAGCGCGCCGGTGCGGGTCTGAGCTCCGCGCACCGCTACGACAGGATCGGCGACTGGGCCGACGACATGGCGCACGTCGCCGACGCCCTCGGCGCGGACAAGCTCGGTGTGGCCGGGTTGTCCGGCGGCGGCCCGTACGCGCTGGCCTGCGCCGGGATGCCCGCGCTGCGCGACCGGGTGGCCGCCGTCGCCGTCCTGGGCGGGGTCACCCCGTCCGTGGGTCCCGACGCGACCGCCAGCGGCGCGATCACGCTGGCCCGGCAGCTGTCCGCGGTGACGTCGGCGCTGCGCCGGCCGTTCGCCGCCGTCACCGCCGGCCTCCTGACCCCGGTGATCCCGCTCGCGCACCTCGCCTATTCCGGGCTCGCGGCCGTGATGCCCGACGGCGACAAGCGCGTCTTCGCCAACCCGGAGATCGAGGCGATGTTCATCGACGACATCGTCCAGGTCGCCAACGGCAGGTTCCAGGCGTTGCTCGACGACGCCCGGCTCTTCGGGGTGGACTGGGGGTTCCGGCTCGCCGACGTGGCGGTCCCGGTCCGCTGGTGGCACGGCGACGCGGACTCGATCATCTCGCTGGCCGATGCGCAGGCCGCCGCCGAGCACCTTCCCGACGTCGACCTGCTGCTGATGCCCGACGAGAGCCACCTCGGCGGGTTCGCGAAGGCCGACGACGTGCTCGCGTTCCTGGCGCCGCACCTGCGGCCCGACGACGAGCAGCACCGCAGGAAGGTCTGA